One window of the Amycolatopsis mediterranei genome contains the following:
- a CDS encoding 3'-5' exonuclease: MIESLPLLGAGGCSAAGLEFTVVDIRTTGLRSGRVVELAAVRVSADGSFGGELTTLVDPGPGVPPGPALVHGITRGELDGAPSFGEVLGPFLDLCAGSVLVAHDLASAGAFLDREIGALGVRMPVLPGVSTQAAARSVVRLPNYRPATVAHALGVPTRPGQSALSGARTVAQLVVGLFGRYGLTFASPPVLPGLPRFADGRLLPRGEALPAEPGWMAEAVERIPGGGAGDAYLDLLAGVVADQHLAHDEVAALAVLASEAGMSEGHVRATHERLVTALREIAERDGVVTAAESRELRQVATALGVADAGELQPTAAGKPTRVLVLGTTVAADRLRARVLAEGVQLAKKLTASVTHLVADASVPADEPRLMRAAELGAVLLDVGVAPVALGFEPPPAPPAATAARMPKLVGGRVLMGIGLLLMFIVVVAMFAGTPLAAGIFLAVFGVGALLGGWWLAEPAPR; the protein is encoded by the coding sequence GTGATCGAATCCCTCCCGCTGCTCGGCGCCGGCGGCTGTTCCGCCGCCGGCCTCGAGTTCACCGTCGTGGACATCCGGACCACCGGGCTGCGCTCCGGACGCGTCGTCGAACTCGCCGCGGTGCGGGTCAGCGCCGACGGCTCGTTCGGCGGGGAGCTGACGACGCTGGTCGATCCCGGACCCGGGGTGCCGCCCGGTCCGGCGCTCGTCCACGGCATCACGCGCGGCGAACTCGACGGTGCGCCGTCGTTCGGCGAGGTGCTGGGGCCGTTCCTCGACCTGTGCGCCGGCAGCGTGCTCGTGGCGCACGACCTCGCGTCCGCCGGCGCCTTCCTCGACCGCGAGATCGGGGCACTCGGGGTCCGGATGCCGGTGCTGCCGGGCGTTTCGACGCAGGCGGCCGCCCGTTCGGTGGTGCGGCTGCCGAACTACCGGCCGGCCACCGTGGCGCACGCCCTCGGGGTGCCCACCCGGCCCGGGCAGTCGGCGTTGTCCGGTGCGCGGACGGTCGCCCAGCTGGTGGTGGGCTTGTTCGGGCGGTACGGCCTGACGTTCGCCTCGCCACCGGTCCTGCCCGGCCTGCCCCGGTTCGCCGACGGCCGGCTGCTGCCCCGCGGCGAGGCGTTGCCCGCCGAGCCGGGGTGGATGGCCGAGGCCGTCGAGCGGATCCCCGGCGGCGGGGCCGGGGACGCCTACCTCGACCTGCTCGCCGGAGTCGTCGCCGACCAGCACCTCGCGCACGACGAGGTGGCGGCCCTGGCCGTGTTGGCGAGCGAGGCCGGCATGTCCGAAGGGCACGTGCGGGCGACGCACGAACGGCTCGTGACCGCGCTGCGGGAGATCGCGGAACGGGACGGCGTGGTGACCGCGGCGGAGTCGCGCGAGCTGCGGCAGGTGGCCACCGCACTCGGCGTCGCCGACGCCGGCGAGTTGCAGCCCACCGCGGCCGGGAAACCGACGCGGGTGCTGGTGCTCGGCACCACGGTGGCGGCGGACCGGCTGCGGGCCCGGGTCCTCGCCGAGGGCGTCCAGCTGGCCAAGAAGCTGACCGCGAGCGTCACCCACCTCGTGGCCGACGCGTCCGTGCCCGCGGACGAGCCCCGGCTGATGCGGGCCGCCGAGCTGGGCGCGGTCCTGCTCGACGTCGGCGTCGCCCCGGTGGCCCTCGGCTTCGAGCCGCCGCCCGCGCCACCGGCCGCGACGGCGGCCCGGATGCCGAAGCTCGTCGGCGGGCGGGTCCTGATGGGGATCGGGCTGCTGCTGATGTTCATCGTCGTGGTCGCGATGTTCGCGGGAACTCCGCTGGCCGCCGGGATCTTCCTCGCCGTCTTCGGCGTGGGTGCCCTGCTCGGCGGGTGGTGGCTGGCCGAGCCCGCGCCGCGCTAG
- a CDS encoding nucleotide pyrophosphohydrolase, which yields MTFDDVTQRLRGFAAARAWEPYHTPKNLVMALSGEVGELTSLFQWLTPEESDAWREDPALEGKVLDEIADVTLYLLQLADRLDVDLAAAAHAKIDRNEVRFPPPA from the coding sequence GTGACTTTCGACGACGTGACCCAGCGCCTGCGCGGTTTCGCCGCGGCCCGCGCCTGGGAGCCGTACCACACCCCGAAGAACCTCGTCATGGCGCTTTCCGGTGAGGTCGGCGAGCTGACCTCGCTGTTCCAGTGGCTGACCCCCGAGGAGTCCGACGCATGGCGCGAGGATCCGGCGCTGGAGGGGAAGGTGCTGGACGAGATCGCGGACGTCACGCTGTACCTGCTGCAGCTGGCCGACCGGCTCGACGTCGACCTGGCCGCCGCGGCCCACGCGAAGATCGACCGCAACGAGGTCCGCTTCCCGCCGCCGGCCTAG
- the coaA gene encoding type I pantothenate kinase: MTRVRELSPYVELHREQWKELRSSTPLPLTAAELLRLRGLGEQVDLAEVADVYLPLSRLINLQVAARQRLYEATTTFLGDDSRGTKVPFVIGIAGSVAVGKSTTARLLRTLLARWPDHPRVDLVTTDGFLYPRAELMRRGIMHRKGFPESYDRRALLRFVTEVKSGAERVAAPVYSHLAYDILPGQEQVVQQPDILIVEGLNVLQPGPRLMVSDLFDFSIYVDAHTDDIQRWYVERFLELRHTAFADPASHFHHFAGLPDDEARAEARHLWHSINEPNLMENIKPTRPRATLVLRKDCDHAINRVRLRKL; encoded by the coding sequence ATGACCCGGGTCCGCGAACTCAGCCCGTATGTCGAGCTGCACCGGGAACAATGGAAAGAACTGCGGAGTTCGACTCCGCTGCCGCTGACCGCGGCCGAGCTGCTGCGGCTGCGCGGCCTCGGCGAGCAGGTCGACCTGGCCGAGGTGGCCGACGTCTACCTCCCGCTGTCCCGCCTGATCAACCTGCAGGTCGCCGCGCGCCAGCGGCTCTACGAAGCGACGACGACGTTCCTCGGTGACGATTCCCGCGGCACGAAGGTCCCGTTCGTGATCGGCATCGCCGGGAGCGTGGCGGTCGGCAAGTCGACCACCGCCCGCCTCCTGCGCACGCTGCTCGCCCGCTGGCCGGACCACCCCCGCGTCGACCTGGTCACCACCGACGGCTTCCTGTACCCGCGAGCCGAACTGATGCGGCGCGGGATCATGCACCGCAAGGGCTTCCCGGAGAGCTACGACCGCCGCGCGCTGCTGCGGTTCGTCACCGAGGTCAAGTCGGGCGCCGAGCGCGTCGCCGCGCCGGTGTACTCGCACCTGGCCTACGACATCCTGCCCGGCCAGGAGCAGGTGGTGCAGCAGCCGGACATCCTGATCGTCGAGGGCCTGAACGTGCTGCAGCCGGGGCCGCGGCTGATGGTATCCGACCTCTTCGACTTCTCGATCTACGTCGACGCGCACACCGACGACATCCAGCGCTGGTACGTCGAGCGGTTCCTCGAACTGCGGCACACGGCGTTCGCGGACCCGGCATCGCACTTCCACCACTTCGCCGGCCTGCCCGACGACGAGGCCCGCGCCGAGGCGCGGCACCTGTGGCACTCGATCAACGAACCGAACCTGATGGAGAACATCAAGCCGACCCGGCCGCGGGCGACGCTGGTGCTGCGCAAGGACTGCGACCACGCCATCAACCGGGTCCGCCTGCGCAAGCTCTGA
- a CDS encoding nitrate- and nitrite sensing domain-containing protein, whose translation MKYLRSVRGRMLGIAFIPGGALVAVALVIAILLIHQAVRTRDTAVETAAAADRTARAVVALQAERSAAMAVPEQRSAAYATYTQRIESAIAGLRDYARHAPDAESACQQTTAVELLSVAEGMDRSDSLALAGLDNVTRGSFTSAVASYRTELARVVPQLTESGRMAYDSLTRSAEWSRLAATENAFTAAEPLPVPEPTWRSSSYAVSAQLGLLYTQQSQYAVQLTLDDGRRTLAGALAAGTALLLFAGLLMVVVRRLVARVPVPVVPIMVPTVHAAIPRPRHARSRRPGLPDPWPLKAVFDDLRRR comes from the coding sequence TTGAAGTACCTGCGATCCGTCCGCGGCCGCATGCTGGGCATCGCGTTCATCCCCGGTGGCGCGCTCGTCGCCGTGGCTCTCGTGATCGCGATTCTCCTGATCCACCAAGCGGTTCGGACGCGGGACACGGCCGTGGAGACGGCGGCGGCCGCGGACCGCACGGCCCGCGCGGTGGTCGCGTTGCAGGCCGAGCGAAGCGCGGCGATGGCCGTGCCCGAACAGCGCAGTGCCGCGTATGCGACTTACACACAGCGGATCGAGTCCGCCATCGCGGGCCTGCGCGACTACGCGCGCCACGCCCCGGACGCCGAATCCGCCTGCCAGCAGACGACCGCCGTGGAGCTGCTTTCCGTCGCCGAGGGCATGGATCGCTCCGATTCCCTCGCTCTGGCCGGGCTGGACAACGTGACGCGGGGATCATTCACCTCCGCCGTTGCCTCCTACCGGACCGAGCTGGCCCGGGTCGTCCCGCAACTCACCGAGAGTGGCCGGATGGCGTACGACTCGCTCACCCGTAGCGCCGAATGGAGCAGGCTGGCGGCCACCGAGAACGCGTTCACCGCCGCCGAACCGCTTCCGGTCCCCGAACCGACGTGGCGCAGTTCCTCCTACGCGGTGTCCGCGCAGCTCGGTCTGCTGTACACGCAGCAGAGCCAGTACGCCGTGCAGCTGACGCTCGACGACGGCCGCCGCACGCTCGCCGGTGCCCTGGCGGCGGGCACGGCGCTCCTGCTGTTCGCCGGGCTGCTGATGGTGGTGGTCCGGCGGCTGGTGGCCCGGGTTCCGGTGCCGGTCGTCCCGATCATGGTGCCGACCGTGCACGCGGCCATCCCGCGACCCCGCCACGCACGGTCACGACGGCCGGGCCTCCCGGATCCCTGGCCGCTGAAAGCCGTGTTCGACGACCTGCGCCGCCGCTGA
- a CDS encoding DUF6880 family protein encodes MSPPSDLRPYLRTLDAETLADLLHAQAERDPELRHSLELRAATQSGDVTEAAHRLLDTAVTDGNVEYTAKIGAVLDTLQRMLDAGSRADLAPLARRTVDDISEVLEQSGDHAGDLADRLDRAVELYARACAARPPDPEKLADWILEVEFDGPGRPVIDLAEFATALGEPGLKRIKSTVDDVLAANGPGHRRDVAERLREQLAEVLGDVDELVAILSAKPPRVDVSLKIVRVLRAAGRHSEAIAHAARALTHDKQPSPPEPESETSRRRKEFDAKPDRETFAALREAATADGKWTVQRRDALACLRERAAEGVQQADELVRVLLDDGRPDEAWRACVRFGASAELKLELAEQRAAEHPAETIPVFREHVDELIERKDPQAYQEAARRLKLLRTLHKRAETADEFTAYLAALVENHRRKTRLITEIRAARIAMPKAVTSPRTPR; translated from the coding sequence GTGAGTCCCCCCTCGGATCTTCGCCCCTACCTGCGCACTTTGGACGCGGAGACGCTGGCGGACCTGCTGCACGCCCAAGCCGAGCGCGATCCCGAGCTGCGGCACTCGCTCGAACTGCGCGCGGCCACCCAATCCGGTGACGTCACCGAGGCGGCGCACCGGCTGCTGGACACCGCGGTCACCGACGGGAACGTCGAGTACACCGCCAAGATCGGCGCGGTCCTCGACACGCTGCAGCGGATGCTCGACGCCGGCAGCCGCGCCGACCTCGCCCCGCTGGCCCGGCGCACGGTCGACGACATCAGCGAGGTGCTGGAGCAGTCCGGCGACCACGCCGGCGACCTGGCCGACCGGCTGGACCGGGCCGTCGAGCTGTACGCCCGCGCGTGCGCCGCCCGGCCGCCGGACCCGGAGAAGCTGGCCGACTGGATCCTCGAGGTCGAGTTCGACGGCCCCGGCCGCCCGGTGATCGACCTCGCCGAGTTCGCGACGGCGCTGGGTGAGCCGGGGCTCAAGCGGATCAAGTCCACTGTGGACGACGTGCTGGCGGCGAACGGGCCGGGCCACCGCCGCGACGTGGCCGAACGGCTGCGCGAGCAGCTGGCCGAGGTGCTCGGCGACGTCGACGAGCTGGTGGCGATCCTGTCGGCCAAGCCGCCGCGCGTGGACGTCAGCCTCAAGATCGTCCGGGTGCTGCGGGCCGCCGGACGGCACAGTGAGGCCATCGCGCACGCCGCCCGCGCGCTCACCCACGACAAGCAGCCGTCGCCTCCCGAACCGGAAAGCGAGACCTCTCGCCGTCGCAAGGAATTCGACGCCAAACCGGATCGCGAGACGTTCGCCGCCTTGCGCGAGGCCGCGACGGCCGACGGGAAGTGGACGGTGCAGCGCCGGGACGCGCTGGCGTGCCTGCGCGAACGTGCCGCCGAAGGGGTCCAGCAGGCCGACGAGCTGGTCCGGGTCCTGCTCGACGACGGCCGTCCCGACGAAGCCTGGCGCGCCTGTGTCCGGTTCGGGGCGTCGGCGGAGCTCAAGCTCGAGCTGGCCGAACAACGGGCCGCCGAGCACCCGGCCGAGACGATCCCGGTCTTCCGCGAGCACGTCGACGAACTCATCGAGCGCAAGGACCCGCAGGCTTACCAGGAGGCCGCTCGCCGGCTGAAGCTGTTGCGCACCTTGCACAAGCGGGCCGAGACGGCGGACGAATTCACCGCTTACCTGGCCGCGCTGGTGGAAAACCACCGGCGGAAAACCCGGCTGATCACGGAAATCCGGGCCGCCAGGATCGCCATGCCGAAAGCCGTAACCTCGCCGCGCACCCCTCGTTGA
- a CDS encoding macro domain-containing protein — protein MTAESGTHAGREGAKPQVAPRAPELVLCAVDEPLADAWTAAAQKLAGRVRVHRGSVLDVVAQAVVSPANSYGWMRGGIDAVYARAFPGVEQSVRSAVLAFHGGELPIGDAVVVPTGEAEPAWLISAPTMREPGELLPADTVHPYLAARAVFLTWRDGRLDHGPVREFVHTIAMPGLGTGVGGVAPATCARQVAAAWDEVFGNRDAR, from the coding sequence GTGACCGCCGAATCGGGCACGCACGCCGGACGTGAGGGCGCCAAGCCGCAGGTCGCCCCCCGCGCACCCGAGCTGGTGCTGTGCGCCGTCGATGAACCACTCGCCGATGCCTGGACCGCCGCCGCGCAGAAGCTGGCCGGCCGGGTCCGGGTGCACCGCGGGTCGGTGCTCGACGTCGTCGCGCAGGCGGTGGTCAGCCCGGCCAACTCCTACGGCTGGATGCGTGGCGGCATCGACGCCGTCTACGCGCGGGCGTTCCCGGGCGTGGAACAGAGCGTCCGCAGCGCCGTCCTGGCGTTCCACGGCGGCGAGCTGCCGATCGGCGACGCCGTGGTGGTGCCGACCGGCGAAGCCGAACCGGCGTGGTTGATCAGCGCGCCGACCATGCGGGAGCCCGGCGAACTGCTGCCCGCCGACACCGTCCACCCCTACCTCGCCGCCCGCGCGGTGTTCCTCACCTGGCGCGACGGCCGGCTCGACCACGGGCCGGTGCGGGAGTTCGTCCACACGATCGCGATGCCGGGTCTCGGCACCGGCGTCGGCGGCGTCGCCCCCGCGACCTGCGCCCGGCAGGTCGCCGCGGCGTGGGACGAAGTCTTCGGAAATCGTGACGCTCGGTGA
- a CDS encoding DUF3024 domain-containing protein, whose protein sequence is MAAIPELALRQIERWCAQRVPEHLQDRIRVECRPRGRAVTIVELRAPWSPQAGPDWSEQKIAQLRFDEFGIWSVWWADRNGKWLSYPDAPVASTPPALLAEIDRNPGGVFWG, encoded by the coding sequence ATGGCGGCAATTCCGGAGCTCGCGCTGCGGCAGATCGAACGGTGGTGCGCGCAGCGCGTCCCCGAGCACCTCCAGGACCGGATCCGCGTCGAGTGCCGGCCGCGCGGCCGCGCGGTGACCATCGTCGAACTCCGCGCGCCGTGGTCGCCGCAGGCCGGGCCCGACTGGAGCGAGCAGAAGATCGCGCAGCTGCGGTTCGACGAGTTCGGCATCTGGTCGGTGTGGTGGGCCGACCGGAACGGGAAGTGGCTGAGCTACCCGGACGCGCCGGTCGCCAGCACACCGCCCGCGCTGCTCGCCGAAATCGACCGCAACCCCGGCGGGGTGTTCTGGGGCTAG